AGCAGGTATTGGGATTTGGGGTGGTTTGGTGGTCTGTTGCGACAGCCCTCACTCCTATAGCTGCCAAACTTGGATTGCCTTTCCTACTAGTTGCTCGTGTATTCATGGGGATTGGTGAGGtatgttaaaagttaaaatgttCCAAATAGTACTGCATTCAAGGAGAACTTTTAATGTTACTACTATGTTGGTAAAAGAAGAAATCTAGTAAATTAAAACAATGGAATATTCTTTTCTTGTAATCCATATTGTGACTTATTTTTggtaatgattttatttatccaGTTGATGATGATACAATTTGATGGTTCTGTTCCATATGAAGCTCACTTGTTTTGGCCTTATGCTCTTTGTAGGGTGTTGCTATGCCAGCCATGAATAATATTCTGTCAAAATGGGTTCCTGTGTCAGAGAGAAGTAGATCACTAGCACTGGTCTACAGTGGCATGTATCTTGGATCAGTCACTGGACTGGCCTTTTCTCCCTTTCTAATTCATCAGTTTGGATGGCCATCAGTATTTTACTCCTTTGGTTCTCTGGGGACAGTATGGTTTTCCGTGTGGCTTAGTAAGGTATGATTTGAACATGTACAATTATTTCCTTTATGGAGATGCTTACATATTGAACTTGGAaatactttttcaaatattttcttgatagaagtgtttcttttttttttttgtcttgaaGTTGATTctttataatgaattttctgacaacatattttttgtttctgaaaAGATTACATATATTGGTAgaattttctttgtttgagtGCTAATTTTTTCTGTGATTGTGGGAGCTGTAGGCACATAGTTCACCTCTTGAAGATCCTGAACTGCGGCCTGAAGAAAAGAAGCTCATTACTACCAATTGTTTGTCCAAGGAACCTGTGAAAACAATACCTTGGAGATTAATTTTGTCAAAACCTCCAGTCTGGGCTCTAATAGCGTCCCATTTTTGCCACAACTGGGGAACTTTCATTCTTCTTACATGGATGCCAACATACTATAACCAAGTAGGTCGATCTATCTTTTTGTAGGTATGTTGCTCAATGATGTGATGCGGACACAGATCCATgttcattttttccttttagttcCTACAAGGTTGTGTATGAATTTAGCTAGATGACAAGGTTGCCAGTACCTATATAAGGAAAGTACTTTTGGAACTGCAgcttaaattaaatattgtgcCATCCTGGATGGGTATAATATCAAACAATGGACTGGAAGACTGCAATTTGGTGGTATAACTAAGAGTAAAGTAGGAAACCAGTCAAATTATGCAAATAATATAAGGAGAAGGTCAGCTACATAGATTATTAGATCATTTGTATTGCTTGCTTCTCATCATTTATTCCACAGCCATTGAAACCATTTTGCATTGACTTCTGTAAGTGTAATTCTGGGAGATTAGGCAAGTAGGAAggctttatttttgtttaagttttaattttgtgtgCTTGTACTTTTGTTCTTCCTGGAAGTTAATATCTTCCCTCCCCTTACCCCACTAGAGGGAAGCCTCGTGTTTTAAGTCACTCTTTTCAATTTTGTATAATTCCAATTATTAGGATTATTTGCTTGTGAACGTAAATGTCATGCTATTGCTTTGctaattcttttgattttgctgaaggttttattttctaattcttATACCTAATAATAGGGactataatttattatctattCTATTTTTCACCTTAAATCCTAATCTCCCCCATTTGTTTCAGTATCTTCTCATCCAGTTGTCACATACTCCTGTTAATTGGAAGTATTCAATGTCATGAACTTCATTATACGAGCATGCTTGTTGATGTTTAACGTTTTCTACTTGGCACATTTGTTAAGCCTCTACCGTCAACATTATCAATATTCAAGCTTACAGAGTTCAGCTTTTAGTTGGAGATATGTTAATATCCTGACGtacaaaatattttgatttgtaatctTCTTGATATTTGGAAAACAATTGACACTATTTAAAGTGGGctaaagttattttcatatatctaGGTCTTGAAGTTCAATCTTACAGAATCTGGGCTATTTTGTGTTCTACCGTGGTTTGTAATGGCACTTTCTGCGAATGTTGGTGGTTGGATTGCAGACACTCTAGTGAGCAAGGGTGTATCAGTTACAAGGGTCCGCAAGGTATCTCTcccttttatttgtttattttgtcttaTAGCTTCTggataaaattgttttttggATAAATTCCTGACCAACTTCCTTTGTATATACTATAAAGGGCTAGGGAACTATATGAAAACAAATGAACAGAAAACGAATCTCTTGTTTTGATTGCATAACTGTCTCAAATTTGTCAGAGTTCATGCtggataatatttttgtttcttaattttaatgattaatttgagaaaaatcaTTAGTACCTgttactatatatttttttttaagttgtatTGTAACCAAAGTTTTTTGGATACAATTTACTTACATGTGGCATTATGACCTACTTTTTAAGAGGTGCATAAAGCTGCAAATATTTCATTACATTTAGAGAGAGATCCTCTTTGCCTTCTCTATCCTTAAGTATCTAACAGCTTTTTTACTATTTCTACTAAAAATTTTCTACTCGTTTACTTAACATGATTCCATTGCTATAAAGTTCTAAGCTTCACTGTGTAGTTATACATCTTTGCAGATAATGCAAACAATTGGATTTCTTGGACCAGCTTTCTTCTTAACTCAATTGAGCCACGTTAATTCTCCTTTTATGGCTGTTTTGTGTATGACGTGCAGTCAggtttgtttattgttttgtatttaacttatttttaactctGAGAAGGTAGTTTCTAGGTAATCCTAATATAAAATCTGTTTATATTCGTGTCTTATATCTTTCTGGGGAAAATTACTTAATACTTGTATGAATTTTCTTAAACGAGTTCACATAAATATTATGGCTGCTTTTGTTCGTACTGCTCAATCTGAAAATTTGACTAGCTAATGTAAATTTTCTAGTCAATAGTGTCTTGAAACTTCTCTTAAAACAGTATAACTAAACATTCTCATTCTGCCATACTTCGTAAAGTTGGAAACTGTTGTTTCATTCATCCGTTCAGTTCATTTACACCTTATTCATCTTCTCTATCCTTCGGTTGCTTAAGGCACCCTGAGGGATTTGCACTAGTAGAAGTTTGCTCTTTCATAACTTGTTTCAGATTCATCCTGAATAGGGTACTGATGCTTTCTCTCAATCCGGATTGTATTCAAATCATCAAGATATTGCCCCTCGATATTCTGTAAGTGGATTCATTTTACATGTATTCTTCTGCAATTTGGAATTCtacatttaagaaatatttttattgactGTCTACAGTCATCTCACAATTAGTTGGTTAAATAATTGTCATTTGgcaaggaaaaggaaaaaaatcatatttatttccTCTTTTTATCCTTAGGGGATATTGCTAGGTCTATCTAATACTGCTGGAGTATTGGCTGGTGTCTTTGGAACTGCAGCAACAGGTTACATTCTGCAGCATGGTATGTATTTCTTGCTCATATTTCCTTGGTGACTGAATGTCAGCGATTAGTATCTTGAAAGATTAAGCTATTAGGTGAAAGATCATGAAGATTTTATTAGTCTTGATACTGAAGATTGAGCATATGTTTATGGTGCACAATCTGTGAAGAGTCTCAGTGAGCCTTTTGTTATTGGTATACTTTTAGCAACATGGTGATGTTTGCATACTGTATTCTAGACCACTAACCCagaattcttttatttaattatttattttttatgttttcattttgatgGTGAGAATGGAATCAAATcaataaagtaaagaaaaacaaaataaaatcaaacatgtGGTTAAAGCATGTCTTGGCTGACATTTAGCACATTACCCAATGTTGAAACTTTGTAAGCAGTAGCTGCTGGGTAAACTTGAATGTGGGTAGTGACATTTAATAGTGTTGGTAGAATTAAGTGTCTTGGGAGATTGCAAAGGTTAAATTGCTGTTAGTAATGAGTGTGGCATGCAATAGAGTTCATTAATTATGCTTTAGGTAGTTGTATTTAAAGGATGTAGTTGAAGGGCCGAGACAAAAGggtttataaatagtttttgttCTACTTAATGTATTCATACAACAAGTAATATAAGAGTGTTTATCTAGAAAGACTTGTTTGTCAACAATAGCATGAATTAAACTCAGGTTCATCCTATTTGGTTTTCCTTCTTTCTCTATTAGAAAATTCATTTCcttaatctttaaattatatgGAGATAAGTGGTCatgtaattaaagttttaaactactgttgattttataaaatattcgCCATCCTGAGTTTTGTATCATAATTTCTTGTGCTTAATACTTCAATGAAATCTGATATGTGACAAGAGTATAATACTGTTAGTTATCTTTGAATATTTTCAGGTTCTTGGGATGATGTTTTCAAGGTTTCAGTTGGGTTATATTTGGTTGGAACTGTGGTGTTTAATCTTTTTTCAACTGGGGAAAAGGTCTTGGAATAACATACTGTTCTTAATCACTGGTACTTGTCATGCCACATGTATACATAATTCTCCAGTACTTTCCCCCAGAAGAAGCACTACAAGAAGAATAGG
Above is a genomic segment from Vigna radiata var. radiata cultivar VC1973A chromosome 10, Vradiata_ver6, whole genome shotgun sequence containing:
- the LOC106774400 gene encoding sodium-dependent phosphate transport protein 1, chloroplastic; amino-acid sequence: MSGRAIISCFSHPSTSCYIPLSRRTQFAHAPPPSPLLLSRRSHLLVAGGRGGGKVWANVKSEKNLSESPKYEDVVVQKARGLDDMEEEVKWWQVFPKRWVIVVLCFSAFLLCNMDRVNMSIAILPMSAEYKWNPSTVGLIQSSFFWGYLLTQIAGGIWADTVGGKQVLGFGVVWWSVATALTPIAAKLGLPFLLVARVFMGIGEGVAMPAMNNILSKWVPVSERSRSLALVYSGMYLGSVTGLAFSPFLIHQFGWPSVFYSFGSLGTVWFSVWLSKAHSSPLEDPELRPEEKKLITTNCLSKEPVKTIPWRLILSKPPVWALIASHFCHNWGTFILLTWMPTYYNQVLKFNLTESGLFCVLPWFVMALSANVGGWIADTLVSKGVSVTRVRKIMQTIGFLGPAFFLTQLSHVNSPFMAVLCMTCSQGTDAFSQSGLYSNHQDIAPRYSGILLGLSNTAGVLAGVFGTAATGYILQHGSWDDVFKVSVGLYLVGTVVFNLFSTGEKVLE